One Diceros bicornis minor isolate mBicDic1 chromosome 26, mDicBic1.mat.cur, whole genome shotgun sequence DNA segment encodes these proteins:
- the SPNS1 gene encoding protein spinster homolog 1 isoform X2 — translation MSGSDTAPFLSQADDTHDGLVPGAPGLLDVPGNPKSEDPEVPDREGLQRITGLSAGRSALIVAVLCYINLLNYMDRFTVAGVLPDIEQFFDIGDSSSGLIQTVFISSYMVLAPVFGYLGDRYNRKYLMCGGIAFWSLVTLGSSFIPRERFWLLLLTRGLVGVGEASYSTIAPTLIADLFVADQRSRMLSVFYFAIPVGSGLGYIAGSKVKDVAGDWHWALRVTPGLGVLAVLLLFLVVREPPRGAVERHSDSPPLSPTSWWADLRALARNPSFILSSLGFTAVAFVTGSLALWAPAFLLRSRVVLGETPPCLPGDSCSSSDSLIFGLITCVTGVLGVGLGVEVSRRLRRSNPRADPLVCAAGLLGSAPFLFLSLACARGSIVATYIFIFIGETLLSMNWAIVADILLYVVIPTRRSTAEAFQIVLSHLLGDAGSPYLIGVISDRLRRRWPPSFLSEFRALQFSLMLCAFVGALGGAAFLGTALFIEGDRQRAHLHVQGLLHETGPADDRIVVPQRGRPTRVPVSSVLI, via the exons ATGTCTGGGTCCGACACCGCGCCCTTCCTCAGCCAGGCGGATGACACGCACGACGGGCTGGTGCCCGGCGCCCCGGGGTTACTGGACGTCCCGGGGAACCCGAAGTCCGAGGATCCCGAGGTCCCGGACCGGGAGGGGCTGCAGCGCATCACGGGCTTGTCTGCGGGCCGTTCGGCTCTTATAGTGGCCGTGCTGTGCTACATCAACCTCCTCAACTACATGGACCGCTTCACCGTGGCTG GCGTCCTTCCGGACATCGAGCAGTTCTTCGACATTGGAGACAGTAGCTCCGGCCTCATCCAGACCG TGTTCATCTCCAGTTACATGGTGTTGGCACCTGTGTTTGGCTACCTGGGTGACAGGTACAATCGGAAGTATCTCATGTGCGGGGGCATTGCCTTCTGGTCCCTGGTGACACTGGGGTCGTCCTTCATCCCCAGAGAG CGGTTCTGGCTGCTCCTCCTGACCCGGGGCCTGGTGGGGGTCGGGGAGGCCAGTTACTCCACCATCGCGCCCACTCTCATCGCTGACCTCTTCGTGGCAGACCAGCGGAGTCGGATGCTCAGCGTCTTCTACTTTGCCATCCCAGTGGGCAG tGGTCTGGGTTACATTGCAGGCTCCAAAGTGAAGGATGTGGCCGGGGACTGGCACTGGGCTCTGAGG GTGACACCAGGTCTAGGAGTGCTGGCTGTTCTGCTGTTGTTCCTAGTAGTACGGGAGCCGCCGAGGGGAGCTGTGGAGCGCCACTCAGACTCACCGCCCCTGAGCCCCACCTCATGGTGGGCAGATCTGAGGGCTCTGGCAAGAAA TCCCAGTTTCATCCTGTCTTCCCTTGGCTTCACTGCTGTGGCCTTCGTCACGGGCTCCCTGGCTCTTTGGGCTCCTGCCTTCTTGCTGCGTTCCCGTGTGGTCTTGGGGGAGACCCCACCCTGCCTTCCTGGAGACTCCTGCTCTTCCTCTGACAG CCTCATCTTCGGGCTCATCACCTGCGTGACTGGCGTCCTGGGTGTGGGCCTGGGCGTGGAGGTCAGCCGCCGCCTCCGCCGCTCCAACCCCCGGGCTGACCCGCTTGTCTGTGCTGCTGGCCTCCTGGGCTCCGCACCCTTCCTCTTCCTGTCCCTCGCCTGTGCCCGTGGTAGCATCGTGGCCACCTAT attTTCATCTTTATCGGAGAGACACTGCTATCCATGAACTGGGCCATTGTGGCTGACATTCTGCTG tACGTGGTGATCCCCACACGACGCTCCACCGCCGAGGCCTTCCAGATTGTGCTGTCCCACCTGTTGGGTGACGCTGGGAGCCCCTACCTCATTGGCGTG ATCTCCGACCGCCTCCGCCGGCGCTGGCCCCCCTCCTTCTTGTCTGAGTTCCGGGCCTTGCAGTTCTCACTCATGCTCTGCGCCTTCGTTGGGGCGCTGGGGGGTGCGGCCTTCCTGGGCACCGCTCTCTTCATTGAGGGCGACCGCCAGCGAGCCCACCTGCACGTGCAGG GTCTGCTGCATGAGACAGGGCCCGCAGATGACCGTATCGTGGTGCCCCAGCGAGGCCGCCCCACCCGGGTCCCCGTGTCCAGTGTGCTCATCTGA
- the SPNS1 gene encoding protein spinster homolog 1 isoform X3: protein MDRFTVAGVLPDIEQFFDIGDSSSGLIQTVFISSYMVLAPVFGYLGDRYNRKYLMCGGIAFWSLVTLGSSFIPRERFWLLLLTRGLVGVGEASYSTIAPTLIADLFVADQRSRMLSVFYFAIPVGSGLGYIAGSKVKDVAGDWHWALRVTPGLGVLAVLLLFLVVREPPRGAVERHSDSPPLSPTSWWADLRALARNPSFILSSLGFTAVAFVTGSLALWAPAFLLRSRVVLGETPPCLPGDSCSSSDSLIFGLITCVTGVLGVGLGVEVSRRLRRSNPRADPLVCAAGLLGSAPFLFLSLACARGSIVATYIFIFIGETLLSMNWAIVADILLYVVIPTRRSTAEAFQIVLSHLLGDAGSPYLIGVISDRLRRRWPPSFLSEFRALQFSLMLCAFVGALGGAAFLGTALFIEGDRQRAHLHVQGLLHETGPADDRIVVPQRGRPTRVPVSSVLI from the exons ATGGACCGCTTCACCGTGGCTG GCGTCCTTCCGGACATCGAGCAGTTCTTCGACATTGGAGACAGTAGCTCCGGCCTCATCCAGACCG TGTTCATCTCCAGTTACATGGTGTTGGCACCTGTGTTTGGCTACCTGGGTGACAGGTACAATCGGAAGTATCTCATGTGCGGGGGCATTGCCTTCTGGTCCCTGGTGACACTGGGGTCGTCCTTCATCCCCAGAGAG CGGTTCTGGCTGCTCCTCCTGACCCGGGGCCTGGTGGGGGTCGGGGAGGCCAGTTACTCCACCATCGCGCCCACTCTCATCGCTGACCTCTTCGTGGCAGACCAGCGGAGTCGGATGCTCAGCGTCTTCTACTTTGCCATCCCAGTGGGCAG tGGTCTGGGTTACATTGCAGGCTCCAAAGTGAAGGATGTGGCCGGGGACTGGCACTGGGCTCTGAGG GTGACACCAGGTCTAGGAGTGCTGGCTGTTCTGCTGTTGTTCCTAGTAGTACGGGAGCCGCCGAGGGGAGCTGTGGAGCGCCACTCAGACTCACCGCCCCTGAGCCCCACCTCATGGTGGGCAGATCTGAGGGCTCTGGCAAGAAA TCCCAGTTTCATCCTGTCTTCCCTTGGCTTCACTGCTGTGGCCTTCGTCACGGGCTCCCTGGCTCTTTGGGCTCCTGCCTTCTTGCTGCGTTCCCGTGTGGTCTTGGGGGAGACCCCACCCTGCCTTCCTGGAGACTCCTGCTCTTCCTCTGACAG CCTCATCTTCGGGCTCATCACCTGCGTGACTGGCGTCCTGGGTGTGGGCCTGGGCGTGGAGGTCAGCCGCCGCCTCCGCCGCTCCAACCCCCGGGCTGACCCGCTTGTCTGTGCTGCTGGCCTCCTGGGCTCCGCACCCTTCCTCTTCCTGTCCCTCGCCTGTGCCCGTGGTAGCATCGTGGCCACCTAT attTTCATCTTTATCGGAGAGACACTGCTATCCATGAACTGGGCCATTGTGGCTGACATTCTGCTG tACGTGGTGATCCCCACACGACGCTCCACCGCCGAGGCCTTCCAGATTGTGCTGTCCCACCTGTTGGGTGACGCTGGGAGCCCCTACCTCATTGGCGTG ATCTCCGACCGCCTCCGCCGGCGCTGGCCCCCCTCCTTCTTGTCTGAGTTCCGGGCCTTGCAGTTCTCACTCATGCTCTGCGCCTTCGTTGGGGCGCTGGGGGGTGCGGCCTTCCTGGGCACCGCTCTCTTCATTGAGGGCGACCGCCAGCGAGCCCACCTGCACGTGCAGG GTCTGCTGCATGAGACAGGGCCCGCAGATGACCGTATCGTGGTGCCCCAGCGAGGCCGCCCCACCCGGGTCCCCGTGTCCAGTGTGCTCATCTGA
- the SPNS1 gene encoding protein spinster homolog 1 isoform X1: MDRFTVAGVLPDIEQFFDIGDSSSGLIQTDQRSRMLSVFYFAIPVGSGLGYIAGSKVKDVAGDWHWALRVTPGLGVLAVLLLFLVVREPPRGAVERHSDSPPLSPTSWWADLRALARNPSFILSSLGFTAVAFVTGSLALWAPAFLLRSRVVLGETPPCLPGDSCSSSDSLIFGLITCVTGVLGVGLGVEVSRRLRRSNPRADPLVCAAGLLGSAPFLFLSLACARGSIVATYIFIFIGETLLSMNWAIVADILLYVVIPTRRSTAEAFQIVLSHLLGDAGSPYLIGVISDRLRRRWPPSFLSEFRALQFSLMLCAFVGALGGAAFLGTALFIEGDRQRAHLHVQGLLHETGPADDRIVVPQRGRPTRVPVSSVLI, encoded by the exons ATGGACCGCTTCACCGTGGCTG GCGTCCTTCCGGACATCGAGCAGTTCTTCGACATTGGAGACAGTAGCTCCGGCCTCATCCAGACCG ACCAGCGGAGTCGGATGCTCAGCGTCTTCTACTTTGCCATCCCAGTGGGCAG tGGTCTGGGTTACATTGCAGGCTCCAAAGTGAAGGATGTGGCCGGGGACTGGCACTGGGCTCTGAGG GTGACACCAGGTCTAGGAGTGCTGGCTGTTCTGCTGTTGTTCCTAGTAGTACGGGAGCCGCCGAGGGGAGCTGTGGAGCGCCACTCAGACTCACCGCCCCTGAGCCCCACCTCATGGTGGGCAGATCTGAGGGCTCTGGCAAGAAA TCCCAGTTTCATCCTGTCTTCCCTTGGCTTCACTGCTGTGGCCTTCGTCACGGGCTCCCTGGCTCTTTGGGCTCCTGCCTTCTTGCTGCGTTCCCGTGTGGTCTTGGGGGAGACCCCACCCTGCCTTCCTGGAGACTCCTGCTCTTCCTCTGACAG CCTCATCTTCGGGCTCATCACCTGCGTGACTGGCGTCCTGGGTGTGGGCCTGGGCGTGGAGGTCAGCCGCCGCCTCCGCCGCTCCAACCCCCGGGCTGACCCGCTTGTCTGTGCTGCTGGCCTCCTGGGCTCCGCACCCTTCCTCTTCCTGTCCCTCGCCTGTGCCCGTGGTAGCATCGTGGCCACCTAT attTTCATCTTTATCGGAGAGACACTGCTATCCATGAACTGGGCCATTGTGGCTGACATTCTGCTG tACGTGGTGATCCCCACACGACGCTCCACCGCCGAGGCCTTCCAGATTGTGCTGTCCCACCTGTTGGGTGACGCTGGGAGCCCCTACCTCATTGGCGTG ATCTCCGACCGCCTCCGCCGGCGCTGGCCCCCCTCCTTCTTGTCTGAGTTCCGGGCCTTGCAGTTCTCACTCATGCTCTGCGCCTTCGTTGGGGCGCTGGGGGGTGCGGCCTTCCTGGGCACCGCTCTCTTCATTGAGGGCGACCGCCAGCGAGCCCACCTGCACGTGCAGG GTCTGCTGCATGAGACAGGGCCCGCAGATGACCGTATCGTGGTGCCCCAGCGAGGCCGCCCCACCCGGGTCCCCGTGTCCAGTGTGCTCATCTGA
- the LAT gene encoding linker for activation of T-cells family member 1 isoform X2, whose amino-acid sequence MEAAILIPSVLGPLLLPLLAVLLMALCVRCRELPGSYDSAASDSLTPSSIVIKRPPTLAPWPPAASYPPVTSFPPLSQPDLLPIPRSPQPPGGSHRMPSSRQGSDGANSVASYENEGASGTPGAVARGRLRPAPGFADPRVVTPEPACEDADEDEDEEDYHNEGYLVVLPDTVPATGTAVPPPPASKNPGLRDSAFSMESGEDYVNVPESEESAEASLDGSREYVNVSQELQPTARPEPAARRAREAEDEEEGAPDYENL is encoded by the exons ATGGAGGCGGCCATCCTGATCCCCTCCGTGCTGGGacccctgctgctgcctctctTGGCCGTGTTGCTGATGGCACTGTGTGTGCGCTGCCGAGAGCTGCCAG GCTCATATGACAGTGCTGCCTCTGATAG CTTGACCCCGAGCAGCATCGTGATCAAACGGCCTC CCACGCTCGCCCCATGGCCACCGGCCGCTTCCTACCCGCCTGTtacctccttcccacccctgagCCAGCCAGACCTGCTCCCCATCCC GAGATCCCCACAGCCCCCCGGGGGCTCCCACCGCATGCCATCTTCCCGGCAAGGCTCAGATGGTG CCAACAGTGTGGCGAGCTATGAGAACGAGGGTGCTTCTGGAACCCCAGGTGCCGTGGCTAGGGGAAGGCTAAGGCCTGCCCCAGGCTTTGCCGACCCCCGTGTCGTTACCCCAGAGCCAGCCTGTGAGGACGCGGATGAAGATGAGGATGAGGAAGACTATCACAACGAGGGCTACTT agtggtgcttcctgacACTGTCCCAGCCACCGGCACCGCCGTCCCGCCACCTCCTGCGTCCAAAAACCCCGGCCTCCGAGACAGCGCCTTCTCCA TGGAGTCGGGGGAAGATTATGTGAACGTTCCTGAGAGTGAGGAGAGTGCAGAGGCGTCTCTGG ATGGGAGCCGGGAGTACGTGAACGTGTCCCAGGAGCTGCAGCCCACAGCGAGGCCTGAGCCTG CCGCACGGAGAGCCCGGGAGGCGGAGGATGAGGAAGAGGGAGCTCCAGATTACGAGAATCTGTAG
- the LAT gene encoding linker for activation of T-cells family member 1 isoform X1, with the protein MEAAILIPSVLGPLLLPLLAVLLMALCVRCRELPGSYDSAASDSLTPSSIVIKRPPTLAPWPPAASYPPVTSFPPLSQPDLLPIPRSPQPPGGSHRMPSSRQGSDGANSVASYENEGASGTPGAVARGRLRPAPGFADPRVVTPEPACEDADEDEDEEDYHNEGYLVVLPDTVPATGTAVPPPPASKNPGLRDSAFSMESGEDYVNVPESEESAEASLGEWLVSPWCPPRVHLLSFTLSPAIPPPLSVWPGPSPGGAHSPLCVSLALYLDVLLLLSVWPSLLLTCPRRWEPGVRERVPGAAAHSEA; encoded by the exons ATGGAGGCGGCCATCCTGATCCCCTCCGTGCTGGGacccctgctgctgcctctctTGGCCGTGTTGCTGATGGCACTGTGTGTGCGCTGCCGAGAGCTGCCAG GCTCATATGACAGTGCTGCCTCTGATAG CTTGACCCCGAGCAGCATCGTGATCAAACGGCCTC CCACGCTCGCCCCATGGCCACCGGCCGCTTCCTACCCGCCTGTtacctccttcccacccctgagCCAGCCAGACCTGCTCCCCATCCC GAGATCCCCACAGCCCCCCGGGGGCTCCCACCGCATGCCATCTTCCCGGCAAGGCTCAGATGGTG CCAACAGTGTGGCGAGCTATGAGAACGAGGGTGCTTCTGGAACCCCAGGTGCCGTGGCTAGGGGAAGGCTAAGGCCTGCCCCAGGCTTTGCCGACCCCCGTGTCGTTACCCCAGAGCCAGCCTGTGAGGACGCGGATGAAGATGAGGATGAGGAAGACTATCACAACGAGGGCTACTT agtggtgcttcctgacACTGTCCCAGCCACCGGCACCGCCGTCCCGCCACCTCCTGCGTCCAAAAACCCCGGCCTCCGAGACAGCGCCTTCTCCA TGGAGTCGGGGGAAGATTATGTGAACGTTCCTGAGAGTGAGGAGAGTGCAGAGGCGTCTCTGGGTGAGTGGCTGGTGTCCCCCTGGTGCCCTCCTAGGGTCCACCTTCTCTCCTTTACCCTCAGCCCTGCCATCCCACCCCCACTCTCAGTGTGGCCGGGCCCCAGCCCTGGGGGTGCCCACAGTCCCCTCTGTGTCTCCCTCGCCCTCTATCTGGATGTCCTCCTGCTGCTTTCGGTGTGGCCGTCCCTCCTTCTGACCTGTCCCCGCAGATGGGAGCCGGGAGTACGTGAACGTGTCCCAGGAGCTGCAGCCCACAGCGAGGCCTGA